From Deltaproteobacteria bacterium:
GCAGTATCAAAGATGTGACGCCTATTCCCCATAATGGTTGTCGTCCTCCTAAAAAGAGAAGGGTTTAAGTATTATGTCAAGATATCGTGGACCAGCTTGTAAACTTTGTCGGCGTGAAGGCTTGAAATTATTTCTCAAGGGAGATCGTTGTTATACTGAAAAATGTGCGATTGAGCGGCGCCCTTATGCGCCCGGTCAACATGGTCAAACCCATATGAAGTTTTCAGAGTATGGTACTCAATTAAGAGAGAAGCAAAAAGTTAAACGGATGTATGGCCTAGTTGAACAACCTTTTCGTCTTACCTTTCATAAGGCCGAAAATCAAAAAGGGGTTACGGGTGACAACCTTATTCAATTTTTAGAAAGACGACTCGACAATGTGGTGTACCGTTTAGGCTTTG
This genomic window contains:
- the rpsD gene encoding 30S ribosomal protein S4 encodes the protein MSRYRGPACKLCRREGLKLFLKGDRCYTEKCAIERRPYAPGQHGQTHMKFSEYGTQLREKQKVKRMYGLVEQPFRLTFHKAENQKGVTGDNLIQFLERRLDNVVYRLGFANSRTEARLLIRHGHFNVNDRGVNVPSYGVKAGDVVTLREKSKKMDRILKSMESVDRRGIPDWLELNKDELKGSIKILPERSTVTMPINEQLIVELYSK